From the Leifsonia sp. AG29 genome, one window contains:
- a CDS encoding TetR/AcrR family transcriptional regulator gives MPDKTRDDSGMTDTEQRILDVAIEVLGADLDAGMGDIASAAGVVRRTVYSYFPSRSDLVRALTERAVREMSAILGETTSEQKSADVAWSEFVTRLWPLTHRYRVLVSLRRGEFGDSIHSLLVPIEKPMAELVARGQAHGAFGRHLPPDVLSQVAWSSVFTLADHEGAGSRVGARAAAATSLLLLGVPHERVQELTERTPDSAAS, from the coding sequence GTGCCCGACAAGACTCGCGACGACAGCGGAATGACCGACACCGAGCAACGAATACTCGACGTGGCGATCGAGGTCCTCGGTGCAGATCTGGACGCAGGGATGGGAGACATCGCCTCCGCCGCAGGCGTCGTGCGGCGGACCGTCTACAGCTACTTCCCTTCTCGTTCAGACCTGGTTCGAGCACTCACCGAACGTGCGGTGAGGGAGATGTCGGCGATCCTCGGCGAGACGACCTCCGAACAGAAGAGCGCCGATGTCGCGTGGTCCGAGTTCGTGACGCGCCTCTGGCCGCTGACTCACCGCTACCGCGTGCTCGTCTCACTGCGCAGGGGGGAATTCGGGGACAGCATCCACTCGCTCCTCGTCCCGATCGAGAAGCCGATGGCGGAACTCGTAGCGCGCGGCCAGGCCCACGGAGCCTTCGGCAGACACCTCCCGCCCGATGTGCTCAGCCAGGTGGCCTGGTCATCCGTCTTCACGCTGGCCGACCACGAAGGTGCGGGGAGCCGCGTCGGAGCCCGGGCCGCTGCCGCGACGAGCCTGCTGCTGCTCGGCGTGCCTCACGAGCGCGTGCAGGAGCTGACGGAAAGGACGCCCGACAGCGCTGCATCGTGA
- a CDS encoding carboxymuconolactone decarboxylase family protein, whose product MNVNDIKHALENPDDFGTFGRYVETPVDTMPPDMRDAFDFTKSLRGLVPGPHKIWAANPSLLRALAPVGAYFQTASTLSKGEIEIATCVICGHWASVYSSHEHEKIAELLGGVEPARVSALLAGLPTTFDDPREQIVYELSVTLAASRRVPLDLFRRAQDLLGDAGIADVAALLGWFTAVSLTLTAFDVPANAVGLDQ is encoded by the coding sequence ATGAACGTCAACGACATCAAGCACGCGCTGGAGAACCCGGACGACTTCGGCACCTTCGGACGATACGTCGAGACCCCCGTCGACACGATGCCACCGGACATGCGCGACGCTTTCGACTTCACCAAGTCCCTGCGCGGCCTCGTCCCGGGCCCGCACAAGATCTGGGCGGCAAACCCGTCGCTGCTTCGGGCACTCGCACCCGTCGGAGCGTACTTCCAGACGGCCTCGACCCTGTCGAAGGGCGAGATCGAGATCGCCACGTGCGTCATCTGCGGCCACTGGGCCAGCGTCTACAGCAGCCACGAACACGAGAAGATCGCCGAACTCCTCGGCGGGGTGGAACCGGCACGGGTCAGCGCCCTCCTCGCGGGATTGCCGACGACGTTCGACGATCCGAGGGAGCAGATCGTCTACGAACTGTCCGTCACCCTCGCCGCCTCACGACGGGTGCCGCTGGACCTCTTCCGGCGCGCACAAGACCTCCTCGGCGATGCGGGCATCGCCGACGTCGCCGCCCTCCTGGGCTGGTTCACGGCCGTATCACTCACCCTTACCGCCTTCGACGTCCCGGCCAACGCTGTCGGGCTCGATCAGTAG
- a CDS encoding alpha/beta hydrolase fold domain-containing protein, with amino-acid sequence MTRAQAEQIEALLRDGPLDLGGPLDVQRPLLDQLMTSHPLPAGVVLEERTRGGVPTIEIAAEHEEGGVILYFHGGAYALGSARGGAGLAAELTTRTGSRAVSVEYRLAPEHPHPAALDDAVAAYRGLLAAGVPAGRIIVAGESAGGGLTLALLLALRDHGEALPAAGIVLSPWADLELRGSTITSKAAVDAALTRGALQTRARDYAAGSEPSHPLLSPVNGDFTGLPPLMVQVGSHEILLDDALRVAARAAEADVAVTLQVTPHMPHVFQGFASDLTEGATALDAAAAFIATHLNPEGV; translated from the coding sequence ATGACGCGGGCGCAGGCCGAGCAGATCGAAGCACTGCTCCGGGACGGACCGCTCGACCTCGGGGGCCCGCTCGATGTCCAGCGACCGCTGCTCGATCAACTGATGACGTCGCATCCGCTTCCCGCCGGGGTCGTGCTCGAGGAGCGGACACGGGGCGGCGTCCCGACGATCGAGATCGCGGCTGAGCACGAGGAGGGAGGGGTCATCCTCTACTTCCATGGCGGCGCGTACGCGCTCGGCTCGGCCCGAGGCGGAGCCGGCCTGGCGGCCGAGCTCACCACGCGAACCGGATCACGCGCGGTCAGCGTGGAGTACCGCCTCGCCCCCGAGCACCCTCACCCTGCAGCGCTCGACGATGCCGTCGCCGCCTACCGCGGCCTGCTCGCCGCCGGGGTCCCCGCGGGCCGGATCATCGTCGCCGGGGAATCCGCAGGCGGGGGCCTGACGCTCGCGCTGCTGCTGGCGTTGAGGGATCATGGCGAAGCGCTCCCGGCCGCCGGCATCGTGCTCTCGCCCTGGGCCGACCTCGAGCTGCGCGGCTCCACGATCACCAGCAAGGCCGCGGTCGACGCTGCGCTCACCCGCGGCGCGCTGCAGACGCGCGCGCGCGACTACGCCGCCGGCTCGGAGCCGTCCCACCCGCTCTTGAGTCCGGTCAACGGCGACTTCACCGGGCTGCCCCCGTTGATGGTCCAGGTCGGAAGCCACGAGATCCTGCTCGATGACGCTCTCCGAGTGGCCGCGCGAGCGGCAGAGGCGGACGTAGCGGTCACCCTGCAGGTCACTCCGCACATGCCGCACGTGTTCCAAGGCTTCGCCTCCGATCTGACCGAGGGGGCGACCGCCCTCGACGCCGCTGCCGCTTTCATCGCCACCCACCTGAACCCTGAAGGAGTCTGA
- a CDS encoding carboxymuconolactone decarboxylase family protein gives MRLPLLRPDELSPTQRTLYSAFERGTQADEYQGFTVRNSEGAFVGPWGVMLHFPDLAAPLGRFIDLCQNLPGLTERARQVVIMTIAGELRSAYELYAHAVLAAEAGLRPDQIAALSAGRRPVDLNPDEVMAADVATALMHGGPVPGPLYDAAIESLGQQGFDTVVFITIHYLALGVILNAYDVPAEGHGTR, from the coding sequence ATGCGACTCCCTTTGCTTCGACCAGACGAACTGTCCCCGACTCAACGCACCCTGTACTCGGCCTTCGAACGGGGGACCCAGGCCGATGAGTACCAGGGGTTCACCGTCCGCAACAGCGAGGGCGCCTTCGTCGGGCCGTGGGGCGTGATGCTGCACTTCCCCGACCTCGCCGCGCCCCTCGGGCGGTTCATCGATCTGTGCCAGAACCTCCCAGGACTCACCGAGCGGGCCCGCCAGGTCGTCATCATGACGATCGCCGGCGAGCTTCGTTCCGCGTACGAGCTGTACGCGCACGCCGTCTTGGCCGCCGAGGCAGGGCTGAGGCCGGACCAGATCGCGGCCCTCAGCGCGGGGCGGCGGCCCGTCGACCTGAACCCCGACGAGGTCATGGCCGCTGACGTCGCCACTGCCCTCATGCACGGCGGCCCGGTACCCGGGCCGCTCTACGACGCGGCGATCGAATCCCTCGGACAGCAAGGGTTCGACACCGTCGTCTTCATCACCATTCACTACCTGGCGCTGGGAGTCATCCTCAACGCCTACGACGTCCCTGCGGAAGGTCACGGAACGAGATGA
- a CDS encoding aldo/keto reductase has product MIETELSAPAAALGTWAWGDIGEPGDGYFGSGLGLSDLHEIVDRAHSNGFTLWDTAAVYGMGRAESALGHVLSDYERSDYQLSAKFTPQLAGDGENPVADMLEQSLQRLRTEYVDILWIHNPADVERWTPLLVPLLRSGAVRHVGVSNHDLDQIARADGILQAAGFRVEAVQNHYSLLYRKSENAGILRYCRDRDMRFFSYMVLEQGALSGRYSPANPMPEGTNRAASYNEVLPRLRTLTDRMAAIGARRTASPAEVALAWAISKGTTPIVGVTRPDYLDALVRARAIELTHEEIVELEAVADATGVDTRGWWEQEM; this is encoded by the coding sequence ATGATCGAGACCGAACTCTCCGCGCCGGCAGCCGCGCTGGGCACCTGGGCGTGGGGCGACATCGGCGAACCGGGCGATGGCTACTTCGGCAGCGGATTGGGCCTGTCGGATCTGCACGAGATCGTCGACAGAGCCCACTCGAACGGATTCACCCTGTGGGACACCGCCGCGGTATACGGGATGGGGCGCGCCGAATCCGCGCTCGGCCACGTGCTGTCGGACTACGAGCGAAGCGACTATCAACTCTCTGCCAAGTTCACTCCGCAGCTCGCGGGTGACGGCGAGAACCCCGTCGCCGACATGCTGGAGCAGAGCCTTCAGCGTCTCCGCACGGAGTACGTGGATATCCTCTGGATCCACAATCCGGCCGACGTGGAACGATGGACCCCGCTTCTCGTCCCCCTCCTCAGGTCGGGCGCGGTTCGACACGTGGGGGTCTCCAACCACGATCTCGACCAGATCGCTCGCGCCGACGGCATCCTTCAGGCCGCGGGCTTCCGGGTCGAGGCCGTCCAGAACCACTACAGCCTCCTTTACCGGAAGTCGGAGAACGCGGGAATCCTGCGATACTGCCGCGATCGCGACATGCGGTTCTTCTCCTACATGGTGCTCGAGCAAGGCGCGCTGAGCGGCAGATACAGTCCTGCGAACCCCATGCCGGAGGGCACGAACAGAGCAGCTTCCTACAACGAGGTGCTCCCGCGATTGCGAACCCTGACGGACCGCATGGCCGCGATCGGCGCGCGCCGGACGGCTTCGCCCGCCGAGGTCGCTCTCGCCTGGGCGATCTCCAAGGGCACCACTCCCATCGTCGGCGTCACGCGTCCGGACTACCTCGACGCCCTCGTCAGGGCGCGGGCGATCGAGCTCACGCACGAGGAAATCGTCGAATTGGAGGCCGTGGCGGACGCCACGGGGGTCGACACCCGCGGCTGGTGGGAGCAGGAGATGTAG
- a CDS encoding SDR family oxidoreductase produces the protein MNSRVAVVTGASSGIGRATALRLADDGFDIVAQYNGNQSAADAVVAQAQAAGRRAVAVRADIGDEGAVADLFAAAETLGGVDVVVNAAGIMPLAPVADTDMDTFDQVTRTNIRGSFLVARQAARAVRAGGAVILFSTSVTRTQSPTYAAYVMSKSAVEGLPLILARELAGRDVTVNVVAPGPTDTPLFRNGKSPEVIDRIAGLVPSRRLGTPEDIAEVVAALAGPARWINGQVLYVNGGLA, from the coding sequence ATGAACTCACGGGTTGCAGTGGTCACCGGCGCCTCGAGCGGCATCGGGCGGGCTACGGCATTGCGTCTCGCGGACGACGGCTTCGACATCGTCGCCCAATACAACGGCAATCAGTCGGCTGCGGACGCGGTCGTCGCCCAGGCGCAAGCCGCGGGGCGTCGCGCGGTCGCCGTTCGCGCCGATATCGGCGACGAGGGGGCGGTCGCGGACCTGTTCGCCGCCGCCGAAACCCTCGGAGGTGTCGACGTGGTCGTCAACGCCGCAGGGATCATGCCGTTGGCGCCGGTGGCCGACACCGACATGGACACGTTCGACCAGGTGACTCGCACGAACATCCGAGGATCGTTCCTCGTCGCCCGACAGGCGGCGCGAGCAGTGCGCGCGGGCGGCGCTGTGATCCTGTTCTCGACCTCGGTGACCCGCACCCAGTCGCCGACGTACGCCGCGTACGTCATGAGCAAGAGCGCCGTCGAGGGTCTGCCGCTGATCCTCGCCCGTGAACTCGCCGGACGGGACGTCACCGTCAACGTCGTCGCCCCCGGGCCGACCGACACTCCCCTCTTCCGCAACGGGAAGTCCCCGGAGGTCATCGATCGCATCGCCGGCCTCGTTCCCTCCCGACGTCTCGGCACCCCCGAGGACATCGCCGAGGTCGTCGCGGCGCTCGCCGGCCCCGCGCGCTGGATCAACGGACAGGTCCTCTACGTCAACGGCGGCCTGGCATGA
- a CDS encoding SDR family NAD(P)-dependent oxidoreductase: MSVILITGAATGIGRYCALALAGAGHTVYASMRDPRGRNAERAASLEAAGGERLHTIELDVTSQDSADAAVAAIIDEQGGLDVVIHNAAHLLIGYTEAFTAEDLAHLFDVNTFGAQRVNRAVLPHMRSRRSGTLVYIGSTTTVVAPPFLGPYVASKFAFDALAQVTAYEANHFGIETVIVMPGAFTSGTEHFPNAGRASDRAVEAAYAELDPMVARNEAATAALFDPGVEAHPSSVGDEVARILALPAGEKPFRTVVDFTQSHVADVLAVVEGERRDFVSRLGFGSLLEPNAGTGEESSGRTRASTS; the protein is encoded by the coding sequence ATGTCCGTCATCCTCATCACCGGCGCTGCGACCGGGATCGGCCGGTACTGCGCACTGGCGCTCGCGGGCGCCGGGCACACCGTCTATGCGAGCATGCGCGACCCCCGGGGGCGCAACGCCGAACGGGCCGCCTCCCTCGAGGCCGCCGGCGGCGAGCGCCTCCACACGATCGAACTGGATGTCACGTCGCAGGACTCCGCCGATGCGGCGGTCGCCGCCATCATCGACGAGCAGGGCGGGCTGGACGTCGTGATCCACAACGCAGCGCACCTCCTCATCGGCTACACCGAGGCGTTCACGGCCGAGGACCTGGCCCATCTGTTCGACGTCAACACCTTCGGGGCTCAGCGGGTGAACCGCGCGGTGCTTCCACACATGCGTTCCCGCCGTTCGGGCACGCTCGTGTACATCGGAAGCACGACCACCGTGGTCGCGCCGCCCTTCCTCGGCCCCTACGTCGCCTCGAAATTCGCTTTCGACGCGCTCGCCCAGGTCACCGCATACGAGGCGAACCACTTCGGCATCGAGACCGTGATCGTGATGCCGGGGGCGTTCACCTCCGGGACCGAGCACTTCCCGAATGCGGGCCGGGCGTCCGACCGTGCGGTCGAGGCCGCATACGCGGAGCTGGACCCGATGGTGGCGCGGAACGAGGCGGCGACCGCGGCGCTGTTCGATCCCGGCGTCGAAGCGCATCCCTCCAGCGTGGGCGATGAAGTCGCCAGGATCCTCGCGCTCCCGGCGGGCGAGAAACCCTTCCGGACCGTGGTCGACTTCACCCAGTCCCACGTCGCGGACGTGCTTGCCGTCGTCGAAGGCGAGCGCCGTGACTTCGTCTCCCGCCTGGGCTTCGGGTCCTTGCTGGAACCGAATGCCGGCACCGGCGAAGAGTCGAGCGGACGAACGCGCGCCTCGACGAGCTGA
- a CDS encoding helix-turn-helix transcriptional regulator, whose amino-acid sequence MDQQPDDRGEIRDFLVTRRARITPEQAGLPTSARRRVPGLRREEVAVLAGVSTEWYTRLEKGHIGGVSDEVLEAVSHALRLSEDERGYLFELAMSARRGNRKPARGPDRDVAAPVQWMLDSITMSAAFVRNGRTDILAANAMARALFGPLYASDTVDTRGHPNIARFVFLDPDSRRFYSDWRAAGAATAAMLRAEAACQPDDRKLRELIGELSTRSAQFRTSWAAHDVLLRHDGLKQLDHPDVGTLELSFQSLALPRPGTGVHELVLYTAAPGTTSEDRLRILAIAAASESAGSARAAASDAPARASRSVAPSP is encoded by the coding sequence ATGGATCAGCAGCCGGATGACCGCGGCGAAATCCGGGACTTCCTTGTGACCCGCCGAGCTCGGATCACTCCTGAGCAGGCAGGGTTGCCGACCAGCGCGCGCCGTCGGGTGCCCGGCCTCCGCCGTGAGGAGGTCGCAGTCCTCGCGGGAGTGAGCACGGAATGGTACACGCGCTTGGAGAAAGGGCACATCGGCGGTGTCTCCGACGAGGTCCTCGAGGCTGTCTCCCATGCGCTGCGTCTCAGTGAAGACGAACGCGGCTATCTGTTCGAGCTCGCAATGTCCGCACGGCGCGGCAACCGCAAGCCCGCGCGCGGCCCCGACCGAGATGTGGCGGCCCCGGTCCAGTGGATGCTCGATTCCATCACCATGTCGGCCGCGTTCGTCCGCAACGGCCGCACCGACATCCTCGCGGCGAATGCGATGGCCCGGGCACTGTTCGGACCGCTGTACGCGAGCGATACGGTCGACACGCGAGGACACCCCAACATCGCCCGCTTCGTCTTCCTCGATCCCGATTCGAGGCGCTTCTACAGTGATTGGCGCGCCGCGGGTGCCGCCACCGCCGCCATGCTTCGCGCCGAGGCGGCGTGTCAACCGGATGACCGGAAGCTGCGAGAGCTGATCGGGGAGCTGTCCACCCGAAGCGCGCAGTTCCGGACCTCCTGGGCTGCACACGATGTACTGCTCCGTCATGACGGGCTGAAGCAGCTGGACCATCCCGATGTCGGAACCCTGGAGCTGTCCTTTCAGTCTCTCGCGCTTCCCCGGCCGGGCACCGGTGTCCACGAACTGGTCCTCTATACGGCAGCTCCCGGAACGACATCCGAAGACCGGCTCAGGATCCTGGCCATCGCAGCGGCCTCCGAGTCGGCAGGCAGCGCTCGCGCGGCGGCGTCGGACGCGCCGGCGAGGGCGAGCAGGTCGGTCGCGCCGAGCCCGTGA
- a CDS encoding TetR/AcrR family transcriptional regulator — protein sequence MDAVSTSLGEEHAQPRPGRGRRPSAEVRAEILASAAGLLFAEGLGAVTFDRVSAESGASRTTLHKWWPTRGALAAEAYFASVKRDLDFVDTGDIESDVRTQLHAFARLMTVEPAGRAVRELIGAAQTDPALRAAFVEAYSRPRRQEAVEVLAVAKSRGQIRQDVSLEILVDQLWGACYHRLLLLDEPLDDRLVDEFVSNAFAGARPR from the coding sequence ATGGACGCTGTGTCCACATCACTAGGAGAAGAGCACGCGCAGCCTCGACCCGGACGCGGGCGGCGGCCGTCGGCGGAGGTGCGGGCGGAGATCCTCGCCTCGGCGGCCGGGTTGCTCTTCGCGGAGGGGCTCGGCGCCGTCACCTTCGACCGCGTCTCGGCCGAATCCGGGGCCAGCCGGACCACGTTGCACAAGTGGTGGCCCACGCGCGGTGCTCTCGCGGCCGAGGCCTACTTCGCGAGCGTCAAGCGGGACCTCGACTTCGTCGACACGGGGGACATCGAGAGCGACGTGCGGACTCAGCTCCACGCGTTCGCCCGCCTGATGACCGTCGAGCCGGCGGGTCGCGCGGTCCGCGAGCTCATCGGTGCGGCACAGACGGATCCGGCTCTGCGCGCGGCCTTCGTGGAGGCGTATTCCCGGCCCCGGCGCCAAGAAGCTGTGGAGGTGCTCGCGGTCGCCAAGTCGCGCGGCCAGATCCGGCAGGACGTCTCGCTCGAGATCCTTGTCGACCAGCTCTGGGGGGCCTGTTACCACCGGTTGCTGCTGCTCGACGAGCCTCTCGACGATCGTCTCGTCGACGAATTCGTCAGCAACGCCTTCGCGGGAGCCCGGCCGCGCTGA
- a CDS encoding epoxide hydrolase family protein, with protein sequence MMTPDPVAEDRSIRPFRVSVGDAELDDLRHRLARTRWPDPETVPDWSQGVRVSAAKELIAYWESGYDWRRFESELNALPQFVTTIDGMDIHFIHVTSPNESAMPLLMTHGWPSSFADFLGLIGPLTDPVAFGGDAGDSFDVVIPSIPGFGFSAKPTESGWDAARIAAAWTELMRRLGYERWAAHGGDWGGVITTALGVLRPEGLVGIHLNTPYAFPPSVPEELSPEERHAVEGLAQYTGPLGGSNHLQGTRPETVGFALADSPAGQAAWIYEKYQSKTDNAGSAEDALSVDTMLDTISLYWFTNTAASSARIYWENRTASMAGPKLELPVAVTVFPRDIPRLPRTWIEAAYSNLIHYGEAAHGGHFAALEQPGILVDELRVGLRTLRGELRS encoded by the coding sequence ATGATGACACCGGATCCCGTAGCCGAGGATCGTTCCATCCGCCCGTTCCGGGTGTCGGTCGGTGACGCAGAGCTCGACGATCTGCGGCACCGGCTCGCGCGGACGCGCTGGCCCGACCCGGAGACCGTCCCCGATTGGTCGCAGGGCGTTCGGGTGAGCGCGGCCAAGGAGCTCATCGCCTATTGGGAGAGCGGATACGACTGGCGTCGCTTCGAATCGGAACTGAACGCCCTCCCTCAGTTCGTGACGACGATCGACGGAATGGACATCCACTTCATCCACGTGACGTCGCCGAACGAGTCGGCGATGCCGCTGCTCATGACGCACGGATGGCCCAGTTCGTTCGCCGATTTCCTGGGCCTCATCGGGCCGCTCACGGATCCCGTCGCCTTCGGCGGTGACGCAGGGGATTCCTTCGACGTGGTCATCCCGTCCATACCCGGCTTCGGCTTCTCCGCCAAACCGACGGAGTCCGGTTGGGATGCGGCGCGCATCGCCGCGGCGTGGACCGAACTCATGCGGCGCCTGGGGTACGAGCGCTGGGCGGCGCACGGTGGGGATTGGGGTGGGGTGATCACCACGGCTCTGGGCGTTCTGCGGCCGGAAGGTCTGGTGGGCATCCACCTGAACACGCCGTACGCGTTTCCCCCGTCGGTCCCTGAGGAGCTGTCTCCCGAGGAGCGGCATGCGGTGGAAGGGCTGGCTCAGTACACCGGGCCGCTGGGGGGATCGAACCATCTGCAGGGGACGAGACCGGAGACGGTGGGGTTCGCCCTGGCCGACTCACCCGCCGGCCAAGCGGCCTGGATCTACGAGAAGTACCAATCGAAGACGGACAATGCCGGTTCCGCCGAGGACGCTCTGAGCGTAGACACCATGCTGGACACCATCTCGCTCTACTGGTTCACCAACACCGCCGCATCATCGGCGCGAATCTACTGGGAGAACAGGACGGCCTCGATGGCGGGTCCGAAGCTCGAGCTCCCGGTCGCCGTGACGGTGTTCCCTCGTGACATTCCGCGGCTTCCGAGGACCTGGATCGAGGCGGCCTACAGCAACCTCATCCATTACGGCGAAGCCGCCCATGGCGGACACTTCGCCGCGCTCGAGCAGCCGGGGATCCTCGTCGACGAACTCCGCGTCGGTCTCCGGACGCTGCGGGGCGAGCTGCGGAGCTGA